In Eretmochelys imbricata isolate rEreImb1 chromosome 14, rEreImb1.hap1, whole genome shotgun sequence, a genomic segment contains:
- the LOC144274757 gene encoding major histocompatibility complex class I-related protein 1-like, producing the protein MGGPGSLLLLLPLLLGGAESRSHSLQYFLTAVSEPGPGVPEFTVAGYVDGQRFVEYDGEAQQMRPRAPWMQAAQPEVWEQENRVHKVRQACFRGKVRTHLHLYNQSRGFHIFQYAYGCEIRADGSTGGFRRFGYDGGDFLIYDAARHRWEAPAREAEATQRRWNGDPVALQYYRHFLERECGEALHRYLQLGRGALARRERPVVRVTSRDTPSGPTTLSCRAHGFYPRDIAVSWLRHGGSSEQGPRRGGVLPNGDGTYHAWATVEIDPRERGLYHCRVEHESLADPLIAVWEPPSDSRLVLVLAGAILALGAVAVLVGLAWRRRQSGPKADLYSPALASEHGSDSSITALT; encoded by the exons ATGGGGGGCCcaggcagcctcctcctcctcctccccctcctgctggGGGGCGCTGAGTCAC ggtCGCACTCCCTGCAATACTTCCTGACGGCCGTCTCGGAGCCCGGCCCGGGGGTGCCCGAGTTCACCGTGGCCGGCTACGTGGACGGGCAGCGGTTCGTGGAGTACGACGGCGAGGCCCAGCAGATGCGGCCCCGGGCGCCCTGGATGCAGGCGGCCCAGCCCGAGGTCTGGGAGCAGGAGAATCGCGTCCACAAGGTGCGACAGGCCTGCTTCCGGGGCAAGGTGCGGACCCACCTTCACCTCTACAACCAGAGCAGGG GCTTCCACATCTTCCAGTACGCCTACGGCTGCGAGATCCGGGCCGATGGCAGCACCGGGGGCTTCCGGCGCTTTGGCTACGACGGGGGCGACTTCCTGATCTACGACGCCGCCCGGCACCGCTGGGAAGCTCCCGCCCGGGAGGCCGAGGCCACCCAGCGCCGGTGGAATGGGGACCCGGTCGCCCTGCAGTATTATCGGCACTTCCTGGAGCGGGAGTGCGGCGAGGCCCTGCACCGCTACCTGCAGCTCGGGCGGGGGGCGCTGGCCAGGCGGG AGCGCCCGGTTGTGCGGGTCACCAGCAGAGACACCCCCAGCGGCCCCACCACCCTCTCCTGCCGGGCCCACGGCTTCTACCCCCGGGACATCGCCGTGAGCTGGCTGAGACACGGGGGGAGCAGTGAGCAGGGGCCGCGGCGAGGGGGGGtcctgcccaacggggacgggacCTACCACGCCTGGGCCACGGTGGAGATCGACCCCCGGGAGAGAGGCCTGTACCACTGCCGTGTGGAGCACGAGAGCCTGGCTGACCCGCTCATCGCCGTGTGGG AGCCACCGTCCGACTCGCGGCTGGTCCTGGTGTTGGCGGGCGCGATCCTGGCCCTGGGGGCGGTCGCCGTGCTGGTCGGCCTGGCCTGGAGGAGGAGGCAGTCAG GGCCCAAGGCGGATCTGTATTCGCCGGCACTGG ccagcgagCATGGATCGGACAGCTCCATCACCG CTCTAACGTAG